The Halichoerus grypus chromosome 15, mHalGry1.hap1.1, whole genome shotgun sequence genome includes a window with the following:
- the LOC118543255 gene encoding sialic acid-binding Ig-like lectin 5 isoform X1, whose protein sequence is MVPLLLLPLLWGGSLQEDPGFELRVQELVTVQEGLCVHVPCSFSYPWSSWPSREKAYMYWFRSEDNRYPVATNDRTKMVKIEAQGRFHLIGNPWDNNCSLRITEARKSDQGVYEFRMERDYVRYSYRDKKLTVQVAALTQKPDIHFPEPLTSGYPTNLTCSLLGSCEEGRPLTFSWVGDALDSLDPQTLHSSVLTLTPRLQDHGSNLTCQVHLPGGQDTVERTIRLNVSYAPQLMTTRILQGNYTVLKTLRNHTSLPVLEGQFLRLVCIAESNPPAMLSWSREGKALSPSQPSAPGVLELPHVGVEDEGEFTCQAQHPLGSQHVSFSLFVHRTPSSCNCVTEKQEGSWPLVITLIRGVLMGAGFLLTYGLTWIYYTRGTRTQAPALAGADMVPLLLLPLLWGGFLQEDPGFELRVQELVTVQKGLCVHVPCSFSYPRSSWPSREKPYMYWFRSGDNRYPVATNDRTKMVKIEAQGRFHLIGNPWNNNCSLRITEARKSDQGVYEFQMERDYGKYSYRDKKLKVQVAALTQKPDIYFPEPLKSGYPTNLTCSLLGSCEEGRPLTFSWVGDALDSLDPQTLHSSVLTLTPRLQDHGSNLTCQVHLPGGQDTVERTIRLNVSYAPQKLNISIFFSDVAVPKILQNTSLVLILEGQALHLLCAADSSPPAELSWFRGSTPWNATPIYGSANLDLPQVGAAEEGDLTCQAQNPLGSQHISLHLSVVYPPRLLSPSCSWEGEGLHCSCSSRAHPAPTLRWRLGEGLLEGNHGNASWTITSSSAGPWANSSLSLSGPLGSGLRLSCEARNAHGKQSATVLLLPGKSVFLAGALPAALGGACAVALLSLSLCLLFFCIVKARRKQASGSREGLGNEDPVMGTVAWGFRQKPWPDSPPAQATPVRDAPPSGDEQELHYASFSFHEMKSREPADEEATSTSEYSEIKTSE, encoded by the exons ATGGTgcccctgctgctgctgcccctgtTGTGGGGGG GGTCCCTGCAGGAGGATCCAGGGTTTGAGCTCCGAGTGCAGGAATTGGTGACGGTGCAGGAGGGTCTGTGTGTCCACGTGCCCTGCTCCTTCTCCTACCCCTGGAGCTCGTGGCCTTCCCGTGAGAAGGCCTACATGTACTGGTTCCGGAGTGAGGACAACCGTTATCCTGTGGCTACAAATGACCGAACGAAAATGGTGAAGATAGAGGCCCAGGGCCGATTCCACCTCATCGGGAACCCCTGGGACAACAACTGTTCCCTGAGAATCACAGAGGCCAGGAAGAGTGACCAGGGAGTCTACGAGTTCCGAATGGAGAGAGACTACGTGAGATATAGTTACAGAGATAAGAAGTTGACGGTGCAGGTGGCAG cccTGACACAGAAACCCGACATCCACTTTCCGGAGCCCCTGACGTCTGGCTATCCCACAAACCTGACCTGCAGTTTGCTGGGATCCTGCGAAGAGGGAAGACCTCTCACCTTCTCCTGGGTGGGGGATGCTCTTGACTCGCTGGACCCCCAGACCCTCCACTCCTCAGTGCTGACCCTCACCCCGAGGCTGCAGGACCATGGCAGCAACCTCACCTGTCAGGTGCACCTGCCAGGAGGTCAGGACACCGTGGAAAGAACCATCAGGCTCAATGTCTCCT ACGCTCCGCAGTTGATGACCACCCGCATTTTGCAGGGAAACTACACAG TCCTGAAGACGCTGAGGAACCACACGTCACTGCCTGTCTTGGAGGGCCAGTTCCTGCGCCTGGTCTGCATCGCTGAGAGCAACCCCCCCGCCATGCTGAGCTGGTCCCGGGAGGGAAAAGCCCtgagcccctcccagccctcagcACCTGGGGTCCTGGAGCTGCCCCATGTAGGGGTTGAGGATGAAGGGGAGTTCACCTGCCAGGCTCAGCACCCTCTGGGCTCCCAGCACGTTTCCTTCAGCCTCTTTGTGCACA GAACCCCCTCTTCCTGCAACTGTGTGACTGAGAAGCAGGAGGGCTCCTGGCCGCTGGTCATCACCCTGATCAGAGGGGTCCTCATGGGGGCTGGCTTCCTCCTCACCTATGGCCTCACCTGGATCTACTACACCAG AGGGACCCGAACCCAGGCTCCTGCCCTGGCCGGTGCAGACATGGTgcccctgctgctgctgcccctgctgtgGGGGG GGTTCCTGCAGGAGGATCCAGGGTTTGAGCTCCGAGTGCAGGAATTGGTGACGGTGCAGAAGGGTCTGTGTGTCCACGTGCCCTGCTCCTTCTCCTACCCCCGGAGCTCGTGGCCTTCCCGTGAGAAGCCCTACATGTACTGGTTCCGGAGTGGGGACAACCGTTATCCTGTGGCTACAAATGACCGAACGAAAATGGTGAAGATAGAGGCCCAGGGCCGATTCCACCTCATCGGGAACCCCTGGAACAACAACTGCTCCCTGAGAATCACAGAGGCCAGGAAGAGTGACCAGGGAGTCTACGAGTTCCAAATGGAGAGAGACTACGGGAAATATAGTTACAGAGATAAGAAGCTGAAGGTGCAGGTGGCAG cccTGACACAGAAACCCGACATCTACTTTCCGGAGCCCCTGAAGTCTGGCTATCCCACAAACCTGACCTGCAGTTTGCTGGGATCCTGCGAAGAGGGAAGACCTCTCACCTTCTCCTGGGTGGGGGATGCTCTTGACTCGCTGGACCCCCAGACCCTCCACTCCTCAGTGCTGACCCTCACCCCGAGGCTGCAGGACCATGGCAGCAACCTCACCTGTCAGGTGCACCTGCCAGGAGGTCAGGACACTGTGGAAAGAACCATCAGGCTCAATGTCTCCT ACGCTCCCCAGAAACTCAACATCAGCATCTTCTTCAGCGATGTTGCAG TCCCGAAGATTCTGCAAAACACCTCATTGGTTCTCATCCTGGAGGGCCAGGCTCTGCATCTGCTCTGTGCTGCTGACAGCAGCCCCCCTGCCGAGCTGAGCTGGTTCCGGGGGTCCACCCCCTGGAATGCCACCCCCATCTACGGGAGTGCAAACCTGGACCTGCCTCAAGTAGGGGCTGCAGAGGAAGGAGACCTCACCTGCCAAGCTCAGAACCCGCTGGGCTCCCAGCACATCTCCCTGCATCTCTCTGTGGTCT acCCCCCACGGCTGCtcagcccctcctgctcctgggaGGGCGAGGGGCTGCACTGCAGCTGTTCCTCCCGAGCCCACCCGGCCCCCACCCTGCGCTggcggctgggggaggggctgctggaaGGGAACCACGGCAACGCCTCCTGGACCATCACCTCCAGCTCTGCGGGGCCCTGGGCCAacagctccctgagcctcagcggGCCGCTGGGCTCCGGCCTCAGACTCAGCTGCGAGGCCCGGAATGCCCACGGGAAACAGAGCGCCACGGTCCTGCTGCTGCCAG GGAAATCAGTGTTCCTGGCAGGAGCCTTGCCTGCCGCTCTTGGAGGTGCTTGTGCTGTGGCCCTGCTGTCCCTAAGTCTGTGCCTCCTCTTCTTTTGCAT
- the LOC118543255 gene encoding sialic acid-binding Ig-like lectin 5 isoform X3, translating to MVPLLLLPLLWGGSLQEDPGFELRVQELVTVQEGLCVHVPCSFSYPWSSWPSREKAYMYWFRSEDNRYPVATNDRTKMVKIEAQGRFHLIGNPWDNNCSLRITEARKSDQGVYEFRMERDYVRYSYRDKKLTVQVAALTQKPDIHFPEPLTSGYPTNLTCSLLGSCEEGRPLTFSWVGDALDSLDPQTLHSSVLTLTPRLQDHGSNLTCQVHLPGGQDTVERTIRLNVSYAPQLMTTRILQGNYTVLKTLRNHTSLPVLEGQFLRLVCIAESNPPAMLSWSREGKALSPSQPSAPGVLELPHVGVEDEGEFTCQAQHPLGSQHVSFSLFVHRTPSSCNCVTEKQEGSWPLVITLIRGVLMGAGFLLTYGLTWIYYTRGTRTQAPALAGADMVPLLLLPLLWGGFLQEDPGFELRVQELVTVQKGLCVHVPCSFSYPRSSWPSREKPYMYWFRSGDNRYPVATNDRTKMVKIEAQGRFHLIGNPWNNNCSLRITEARKSDQGVYEFQMERDYGKYSYRDKKLKVQVAALTQKPDIYFPEPLKSGYPTNLTCSLLGSCEEGRPLTFSWVGDALDSLDPQTLHSSVLTLTPRLQDHGSNLTCQVHLPGGQDTVERTIRLNVSYAPQKLNISIFFSDVAVPKILQNTSLVLILEGQALHLLCAADSSPPAELSWFRGSTPWNATPIYGSANLDLPQVGAAEEGDLTCQAQNPLGSQHISLHLSVVYPPRLLSPSCSWEGEGLHCSCSSRAHPAPTLRWRLGEGLLEGNHGNASWTITSSSAGPWANSSLSLSGPLGSGLRLSCEARNAHGKQSATVLLLPGTPGARAVGVLGAVGGAGSIALLSLCLCLIFRGWSAYCMPQITKLKGLGLFP from the exons ATGGTgcccctgctgctgctgcccctgtTGTGGGGGG GGTCCCTGCAGGAGGATCCAGGGTTTGAGCTCCGAGTGCAGGAATTGGTGACGGTGCAGGAGGGTCTGTGTGTCCACGTGCCCTGCTCCTTCTCCTACCCCTGGAGCTCGTGGCCTTCCCGTGAGAAGGCCTACATGTACTGGTTCCGGAGTGAGGACAACCGTTATCCTGTGGCTACAAATGACCGAACGAAAATGGTGAAGATAGAGGCCCAGGGCCGATTCCACCTCATCGGGAACCCCTGGGACAACAACTGTTCCCTGAGAATCACAGAGGCCAGGAAGAGTGACCAGGGAGTCTACGAGTTCCGAATGGAGAGAGACTACGTGAGATATAGTTACAGAGATAAGAAGTTGACGGTGCAGGTGGCAG cccTGACACAGAAACCCGACATCCACTTTCCGGAGCCCCTGACGTCTGGCTATCCCACAAACCTGACCTGCAGTTTGCTGGGATCCTGCGAAGAGGGAAGACCTCTCACCTTCTCCTGGGTGGGGGATGCTCTTGACTCGCTGGACCCCCAGACCCTCCACTCCTCAGTGCTGACCCTCACCCCGAGGCTGCAGGACCATGGCAGCAACCTCACCTGTCAGGTGCACCTGCCAGGAGGTCAGGACACCGTGGAAAGAACCATCAGGCTCAATGTCTCCT ACGCTCCGCAGTTGATGACCACCCGCATTTTGCAGGGAAACTACACAG TCCTGAAGACGCTGAGGAACCACACGTCACTGCCTGTCTTGGAGGGCCAGTTCCTGCGCCTGGTCTGCATCGCTGAGAGCAACCCCCCCGCCATGCTGAGCTGGTCCCGGGAGGGAAAAGCCCtgagcccctcccagccctcagcACCTGGGGTCCTGGAGCTGCCCCATGTAGGGGTTGAGGATGAAGGGGAGTTCACCTGCCAGGCTCAGCACCCTCTGGGCTCCCAGCACGTTTCCTTCAGCCTCTTTGTGCACA GAACCCCCTCTTCCTGCAACTGTGTGACTGAGAAGCAGGAGGGCTCCTGGCCGCTGGTCATCACCCTGATCAGAGGGGTCCTCATGGGGGCTGGCTTCCTCCTCACCTATGGCCTCACCTGGATCTACTACACCAG AGGGACCCGAACCCAGGCTCCTGCCCTGGCCGGTGCAGACATGGTgcccctgctgctgctgcccctgctgtgGGGGG GGTTCCTGCAGGAGGATCCAGGGTTTGAGCTCCGAGTGCAGGAATTGGTGACGGTGCAGAAGGGTCTGTGTGTCCACGTGCCCTGCTCCTTCTCCTACCCCCGGAGCTCGTGGCCTTCCCGTGAGAAGCCCTACATGTACTGGTTCCGGAGTGGGGACAACCGTTATCCTGTGGCTACAAATGACCGAACGAAAATGGTGAAGATAGAGGCCCAGGGCCGATTCCACCTCATCGGGAACCCCTGGAACAACAACTGCTCCCTGAGAATCACAGAGGCCAGGAAGAGTGACCAGGGAGTCTACGAGTTCCAAATGGAGAGAGACTACGGGAAATATAGTTACAGAGATAAGAAGCTGAAGGTGCAGGTGGCAG cccTGACACAGAAACCCGACATCTACTTTCCGGAGCCCCTGAAGTCTGGCTATCCCACAAACCTGACCTGCAGTTTGCTGGGATCCTGCGAAGAGGGAAGACCTCTCACCTTCTCCTGGGTGGGGGATGCTCTTGACTCGCTGGACCCCCAGACCCTCCACTCCTCAGTGCTGACCCTCACCCCGAGGCTGCAGGACCATGGCAGCAACCTCACCTGTCAGGTGCACCTGCCAGGAGGTCAGGACACTGTGGAAAGAACCATCAGGCTCAATGTCTCCT ACGCTCCCCAGAAACTCAACATCAGCATCTTCTTCAGCGATGTTGCAG TCCCGAAGATTCTGCAAAACACCTCATTGGTTCTCATCCTGGAGGGCCAGGCTCTGCATCTGCTCTGTGCTGCTGACAGCAGCCCCCCTGCCGAGCTGAGCTGGTTCCGGGGGTCCACCCCCTGGAATGCCACCCCCATCTACGGGAGTGCAAACCTGGACCTGCCTCAAGTAGGGGCTGCAGAGGAAGGAGACCTCACCTGCCAAGCTCAGAACCCGCTGGGCTCCCAGCACATCTCCCTGCATCTCTCTGTGGTCT acCCCCCACGGCTGCtcagcccctcctgctcctgggaGGGCGAGGGGCTGCACTGCAGCTGTTCCTCCCGAGCCCACCCGGCCCCCACCCTGCGCTggcggctgggggaggggctgctggaaGGGAACCACGGCAACGCCTCCTGGACCATCACCTCCAGCTCTGCGGGGCCCTGGGCCAacagctccctgagcctcagcggGCCGCTGGGCTCCGGCCTCAGACTCAGCTGCGAGGCCCGGAATGCCCACGGGAAACAGAGCGCCACGGTCCTGCTGCTGCCAG
- the LOC118543255 gene encoding sialic acid-binding Ig-like lectin 14 isoform X8, protein MVPLLLLPLLWGGSLQEDPGFELRVQELVTVQEGLCVHVPCSFSYPWSSWPSREKAYMYWFRSEDNRYPVATNDRTKMVKIEAQGRFHLIGNPWDNNCSLRITEARKSDQGVYEFRMERDYVRYSYRDKKLTVQVAALTQKPDIHFPEPLTSGYPTNLTCSLLGSCEEGRPLTFSWVGDALDSLDPQTLHSSVLTLTPRLQDHGSNLTCQVHLPGGQDTVERTIRLNVSYAPQLMTTRILQGNYTVLKTLRNHTSLPVLEGQFLRLVCIAESNPPAMLSWSREGKALSPSQPSAPGVLELPHVGVEDEGEFTCQAQHPLGSQHVSFSLFVHRTPSSCNCVTEKQEGSWPLVITLIRGVLMGAGFLLTYGLTWIYYTSRRAKPSSLHPQHPASIICVRDIFQDSPVGASNQG, encoded by the exons ATGGTgcccctgctgctgctgcccctgtTGTGGGGGG GGTCCCTGCAGGAGGATCCAGGGTTTGAGCTCCGAGTGCAGGAATTGGTGACGGTGCAGGAGGGTCTGTGTGTCCACGTGCCCTGCTCCTTCTCCTACCCCTGGAGCTCGTGGCCTTCCCGTGAGAAGGCCTACATGTACTGGTTCCGGAGTGAGGACAACCGTTATCCTGTGGCTACAAATGACCGAACGAAAATGGTGAAGATAGAGGCCCAGGGCCGATTCCACCTCATCGGGAACCCCTGGGACAACAACTGTTCCCTGAGAATCACAGAGGCCAGGAAGAGTGACCAGGGAGTCTACGAGTTCCGAATGGAGAGAGACTACGTGAGATATAGTTACAGAGATAAGAAGTTGACGGTGCAGGTGGCAG cccTGACACAGAAACCCGACATCCACTTTCCGGAGCCCCTGACGTCTGGCTATCCCACAAACCTGACCTGCAGTTTGCTGGGATCCTGCGAAGAGGGAAGACCTCTCACCTTCTCCTGGGTGGGGGATGCTCTTGACTCGCTGGACCCCCAGACCCTCCACTCCTCAGTGCTGACCCTCACCCCGAGGCTGCAGGACCATGGCAGCAACCTCACCTGTCAGGTGCACCTGCCAGGAGGTCAGGACACCGTGGAAAGAACCATCAGGCTCAATGTCTCCT ACGCTCCGCAGTTGATGACCACCCGCATTTTGCAGGGAAACTACACAG TCCTGAAGACGCTGAGGAACCACACGTCACTGCCTGTCTTGGAGGGCCAGTTCCTGCGCCTGGTCTGCATCGCTGAGAGCAACCCCCCCGCCATGCTGAGCTGGTCCCGGGAGGGAAAAGCCCtgagcccctcccagccctcagcACCTGGGGTCCTGGAGCTGCCCCATGTAGGGGTTGAGGATGAAGGGGAGTTCACCTGCCAGGCTCAGCACCCTCTGGGCTCCCAGCACGTTTCCTTCAGCCTCTTTGTGCACA GAACCCCCTCTTCCTGCAACTGTGTGACTGAGAAGCAGGAGGGCTCCTGGCCGCTGGTCATCACCCTGATCAGAGGGGTCCTCATGGGGGCTGGCTTCCTCCTCACCTATGGCCTCACCTGGATCTACTACACCAG CAGGAGAGCAAAGCCTTCTTCCCTGCATCCCCAGCACCCGGCAAGTATAATTTGTGTAAGAGATATATTCCAAGACTCCCCTGTGGGTGCCAGCAACCAAGGGTAG
- the LOC118543255 gene encoding sialic acid-binding Ig-like lectin 14 isoform X9 → MVPLLLLPLLWGGSLQEDPGFELRVQELVTVQEGLCVHVPCSFSYPWSSWPSREKAYMYWFRSEDNRYPVATNDRTKMVKIEAQGRFHLIGNPWDNNCSLRITEARKSDQGVYEFRMERDYVRYSYRDKKLTVQVAALTQKPDIHFPEPLTSGYPTNLTCSLLGSCEEGRPLTFSWVGDALDSLDPQTLHSSVLTLTPRLQDHGSNLTCQVHLPGGQDTVERTIRLNVSYAPQLMTTRILQGNYTVLKTLRNHTSLPVLEGQFLRLVCIAESNPPAMLSWSREGKALSPSQPSAPGVLELPHVGVEDEGEFTCQAQHPLGSQHVSFSLFVHRTPSSCNCVTEKQEGSWPLVITLIRGVLMGAGFLLTYGLTWIYYTRERAQAEGEGEVGSPLSKEPDAGLNPRTLRS, encoded by the exons ATGGTgcccctgctgctgctgcccctgtTGTGGGGGG GGTCCCTGCAGGAGGATCCAGGGTTTGAGCTCCGAGTGCAGGAATTGGTGACGGTGCAGGAGGGTCTGTGTGTCCACGTGCCCTGCTCCTTCTCCTACCCCTGGAGCTCGTGGCCTTCCCGTGAGAAGGCCTACATGTACTGGTTCCGGAGTGAGGACAACCGTTATCCTGTGGCTACAAATGACCGAACGAAAATGGTGAAGATAGAGGCCCAGGGCCGATTCCACCTCATCGGGAACCCCTGGGACAACAACTGTTCCCTGAGAATCACAGAGGCCAGGAAGAGTGACCAGGGAGTCTACGAGTTCCGAATGGAGAGAGACTACGTGAGATATAGTTACAGAGATAAGAAGTTGACGGTGCAGGTGGCAG cccTGACACAGAAACCCGACATCCACTTTCCGGAGCCCCTGACGTCTGGCTATCCCACAAACCTGACCTGCAGTTTGCTGGGATCCTGCGAAGAGGGAAGACCTCTCACCTTCTCCTGGGTGGGGGATGCTCTTGACTCGCTGGACCCCCAGACCCTCCACTCCTCAGTGCTGACCCTCACCCCGAGGCTGCAGGACCATGGCAGCAACCTCACCTGTCAGGTGCACCTGCCAGGAGGTCAGGACACCGTGGAAAGAACCATCAGGCTCAATGTCTCCT ACGCTCCGCAGTTGATGACCACCCGCATTTTGCAGGGAAACTACACAG TCCTGAAGACGCTGAGGAACCACACGTCACTGCCTGTCTTGGAGGGCCAGTTCCTGCGCCTGGTCTGCATCGCTGAGAGCAACCCCCCCGCCATGCTGAGCTGGTCCCGGGAGGGAAAAGCCCtgagcccctcccagccctcagcACCTGGGGTCCTGGAGCTGCCCCATGTAGGGGTTGAGGATGAAGGGGAGTTCACCTGCCAGGCTCAGCACCCTCTGGGCTCCCAGCACGTTTCCTTCAGCCTCTTTGTGCACA GAACCCCCTCTTCCTGCAACTGTGTGACTGAGAAGCAGGAGGGCTCCTGGCCGCTGGTCATCACCCTGATCAGAGGGGTCCTCATGGGGGCTGGCTTCCTCCTCACCTATGGCCTCACCTGGATCTACTACACCAG agaaagagcacaagcagagggagagggagaagtaggctccccgctgagcaaggagcccgatgcaggactcaatcccaggaccctgagatcatga
- the LOC118543255 gene encoding sialic acid-binding Ig-like lectin 14 isoform X12, which translates to MVPLLLLPLLWGGSLQEDPGFELRVQELVTVQEGLCVHVPCSFSYPWSSWPSREKAYMYWFRSEDNRYPVATNDRTKMVKIEAQGRFHLIGNPWDNNCSLRITEARKSDQGVYEFRMERDYVRYSYRDKKLTVQVAALTQKPDIHFPEPLTSGYPTNLTCSLLGSCEEGRPLTFSWVGDALDSLDPQTLHSSVLTLTPRLQDHGSNLTCQVHLPGGQDTVERTIRLNVSYAPQLMTTRILQGNYTVLKTLRNHTSLPVLEGQFLRLVCIAESNPPAMLSWSREGKALSPSQPSAPGVLELPHVGVEDEGEFTCQAQHPLGSQHVSFSLFVHRTPSSCNCVTEKQEGSWPLVITLIRGVLMGAGFLLTYGLTWIYYTRFYLFI; encoded by the exons ATGGTgcccctgctgctgctgcccctgtTGTGGGGGG GGTCCCTGCAGGAGGATCCAGGGTTTGAGCTCCGAGTGCAGGAATTGGTGACGGTGCAGGAGGGTCTGTGTGTCCACGTGCCCTGCTCCTTCTCCTACCCCTGGAGCTCGTGGCCTTCCCGTGAGAAGGCCTACATGTACTGGTTCCGGAGTGAGGACAACCGTTATCCTGTGGCTACAAATGACCGAACGAAAATGGTGAAGATAGAGGCCCAGGGCCGATTCCACCTCATCGGGAACCCCTGGGACAACAACTGTTCCCTGAGAATCACAGAGGCCAGGAAGAGTGACCAGGGAGTCTACGAGTTCCGAATGGAGAGAGACTACGTGAGATATAGTTACAGAGATAAGAAGTTGACGGTGCAGGTGGCAG cccTGACACAGAAACCCGACATCCACTTTCCGGAGCCCCTGACGTCTGGCTATCCCACAAACCTGACCTGCAGTTTGCTGGGATCCTGCGAAGAGGGAAGACCTCTCACCTTCTCCTGGGTGGGGGATGCTCTTGACTCGCTGGACCCCCAGACCCTCCACTCCTCAGTGCTGACCCTCACCCCGAGGCTGCAGGACCATGGCAGCAACCTCACCTGTCAGGTGCACCTGCCAGGAGGTCAGGACACCGTGGAAAGAACCATCAGGCTCAATGTCTCCT ACGCTCCGCAGTTGATGACCACCCGCATTTTGCAGGGAAACTACACAG TCCTGAAGACGCTGAGGAACCACACGTCACTGCCTGTCTTGGAGGGCCAGTTCCTGCGCCTGGTCTGCATCGCTGAGAGCAACCCCCCCGCCATGCTGAGCTGGTCCCGGGAGGGAAAAGCCCtgagcccctcccagccctcagcACCTGGGGTCCTGGAGCTGCCCCATGTAGGGGTTGAGGATGAAGGGGAGTTCACCTGCCAGGCTCAGCACCCTCTGGGCTCCCAGCACGTTTCCTTCAGCCTCTTTGTGCACA GAACCCCCTCTTCCTGCAACTGTGTGACTGAGAAGCAGGAGGGCTCCTGGCCGCTGGTCATCACCCTGATCAGAGGGGTCCTCATGGGGGCTGGCTTCCTCCTCACCTATGGCCTCACCTGGATCTACTACACCAG attttatttatttatttga
- the LOC118543255 gene encoding sialic acid-binding Ig-like lectin 14 isoform X13, with the protein MVPLLLLPLLWGGSLQEDPGFELRVQELVTVQEGLCVHVPCSFSYPWSSWPSREKAYMYWFRSEDNRYPVATNDRTKMVKIEAQGRFHLIGNPWDNNCSLRITEARKSDQGVYEFRMERDYVRYSYRDKKLTVQVAALTQKPDIHFPEPLTSGYPTNLTCSLLGSCEEGRPLTFSWVGDALDSLDPQTLHSSVLTLTPRLQDHGSNLTCQVHLPGGQDTVERTIRLNVSYAPQLMTTRILQGNYTVLKTLRNHTSLPVLEGQFLRLVCIAESNPPAMLSWSREGKALSPSQPSAPGVLELPHVGVEDEGEFTCQAQHPLGSQHVSFSLFVHRTPSSCNCVTEKQEGSWPLVITLIRGVLMGAGFLLTYGLTWIYYTRQD; encoded by the exons ATGGTgcccctgctgctgctgcccctgtTGTGGGGGG GGTCCCTGCAGGAGGATCCAGGGTTTGAGCTCCGAGTGCAGGAATTGGTGACGGTGCAGGAGGGTCTGTGTGTCCACGTGCCCTGCTCCTTCTCCTACCCCTGGAGCTCGTGGCCTTCCCGTGAGAAGGCCTACATGTACTGGTTCCGGAGTGAGGACAACCGTTATCCTGTGGCTACAAATGACCGAACGAAAATGGTGAAGATAGAGGCCCAGGGCCGATTCCACCTCATCGGGAACCCCTGGGACAACAACTGTTCCCTGAGAATCACAGAGGCCAGGAAGAGTGACCAGGGAGTCTACGAGTTCCGAATGGAGAGAGACTACGTGAGATATAGTTACAGAGATAAGAAGTTGACGGTGCAGGTGGCAG cccTGACACAGAAACCCGACATCCACTTTCCGGAGCCCCTGACGTCTGGCTATCCCACAAACCTGACCTGCAGTTTGCTGGGATCCTGCGAAGAGGGAAGACCTCTCACCTTCTCCTGGGTGGGGGATGCTCTTGACTCGCTGGACCCCCAGACCCTCCACTCCTCAGTGCTGACCCTCACCCCGAGGCTGCAGGACCATGGCAGCAACCTCACCTGTCAGGTGCACCTGCCAGGAGGTCAGGACACCGTGGAAAGAACCATCAGGCTCAATGTCTCCT ACGCTCCGCAGTTGATGACCACCCGCATTTTGCAGGGAAACTACACAG TCCTGAAGACGCTGAGGAACCACACGTCACTGCCTGTCTTGGAGGGCCAGTTCCTGCGCCTGGTCTGCATCGCTGAGAGCAACCCCCCCGCCATGCTGAGCTGGTCCCGGGAGGGAAAAGCCCtgagcccctcccagccctcagcACCTGGGGTCCTGGAGCTGCCCCATGTAGGGGTTGAGGATGAAGGGGAGTTCACCTGCCAGGCTCAGCACCCTCTGGGCTCCCAGCACGTTTCCTTCAGCCTCTTTGTGCACA GAACCCCCTCTTCCTGCAACTGTGTGACTGAGAAGCAGGAGGGCTCCTGGCCGCTGGTCATCACCCTGATCAGAGGGGTCCTCATGGGGGCTGGCTTCCTCCTCACCTATGGCCTCACCTGGATCTACTACACCAG ACAGGACTGA